CCTGAAAACTGCTGGCAGCTTGAAAGTTGCAGAAAAAGCGGAACAATATAAAACAACGGCGGGATTTGGCCATAATGCCAATGCTGACAACATTGTAAAAAGATAAGTTATCACGCAAAGCCGCAAAGAACACAAAGAAAAACAATTTTTATTTTAAGTAGTTACCTTTGCGACTTTGTGTCTTTGTGTGAAATTCAGTTTTTTACGAAATCATAGTGTAAAGGAGAACATCATGAGATTAATATTCCTTTCAATTTTTGCAGCACTTACAATCGGGTTATCGACACAATCCGATTCATATGATGGCATGGCATTGATCCCATCAGGTGAATTTAAAATGGGCAAGGACATACAAAATGGCCTTGGATTTAGCCCTGATCATAAAGTAAAGGTAGATTCTTTTTACATGGATAAATATGAAGTTACGAACAGGGAATATTTAAAATTTTGTCAGGAAACAGGTTATAACCTACCGGAATTCTGGAATACAGATATTTTTAAAAGCGGAGAAAAATACCTTGATTATCCGGTTGTCGGAATAAACTGGGAGGATGCAAATAAATATGCAGAGTGGGCTGGTAAACGATTACCGACAGAAGCTGAATGGGAATATGCAGCAAGAGGTGGCCTGGTTGGTAAAGATTTTCCAAATGGCGATAAATGGACAAAAGAAAGTGCGAAACAAGATAGTACCGGCTGGAAAAACCTGATAGAACCGGTTGGGAAATATGAGCCTAATGGATTTGGGTTATATGACATGGGTGGTAACGTATGGGAATGGGTTAATGACAGGTATTCAGAAACCTATTACAAAGAAGGTATCTACGATAATCCAAAAGGCCCTGATAAAGGGGCAAACAGGGTGATCAGAAGTGGAAGCTGGCACTCCGGGGAAATGTGTTATAAGGTATTT
The genomic region above belongs to Desulfatiglans sp. and contains:
- a CDS encoding formylglycine-generating enzyme family protein, with amino-acid sequence MRLIFLSIFAALTIGLSTQSDSYDGMALIPSGEFKMGKDIQNGLGFSPDHKVKVDSFYMDKYEVTNREYLKFCQETGYNLPEFWNTDIFKSGEKYLDYPVVGINWEDANKYAEWAGKRLPTEAEWEYAARGGLVGKDFPNGDKWTKESAKQDSTGWKNLIEPVGKYEPNGFGLYDMGGNVWEWVNDRYSETYYKEGIYDNPKGPDKGANRVIRSGSWHSGEMCYKVFFRKGLIYNWSDFAVGFRCVKDIRI